The Bos indicus x Bos taurus breed Angus x Brahman F1 hybrid chromosome 3, Bos_hybrid_MaternalHap_v2.0, whole genome shotgun sequence genome includes a window with the following:
- the TMEM53 gene encoding transmembrane protein 53, with the protein MASAQLDYTIEIPDQPCRSQENSPDQGGKEAGTRLPLVILLGWGGCSDKNLAKYSAIYHKRGCIVIRYTAPWHMVFFSETLGIPSLRVLAQKLLELLFDYEVEKEPLLFHVFSNAGVMLYRYVLELLQTHQRFCHLRVVGTIFDSGPGDSNLLGALRALAVVLEHRPAALRLLLLVAFTLVAFLFHVLLAPLTALFHTHFYDRLLDAASRWPELYLYSRADEVVLARDVERMVEARLAHQVLVRSVDFVSSAHVSHLRDYPTYYTTLCINFMHSCVHCSGPCPPHLTSAPEINA; encoded by the exons ATGGCTTCAGCCCAGCTGGACTACACCATCGAGATCCCGGATCAGCCCTGCCGGAGTCAGG AGAACAGCCCTGAccaaggtgggaaggaggctgggaCTCGACTGCCTTTGGTGATTCTCTTGGGCTGGGGAGGCTGCTCTGACAAGAACCTGGCCAAGTACAGTGCCATCTATCACAAAAGG ggcTGCATCGTCATCCGATACACAGCCCCCTGGCACATGGTCTTCTTCTCCGAGACCCTGGGCATCCCTTCACTTCGTGTCTTGGCCCAGAAGCTGCTTGAGCTGCTCTTTGATTACGAGGTTGAGAAGGAGCCCCTGCTCTTCCACGTCTTCAGCAACGCTGGCGTCATGCTGTACCGATATGTGCTGGAGCTCCTGCAGACCCACCAGCGCTTCTGTCACCTGCGTGTGGTGGGCACCATCTTTGACAGCGGTCCCGGTGACAGCAACCTGCTGGGGGCTCTGCGGGCGCTGGCAGTCGTCCTAGAGCACCGTCCTGCCGCGCTGCGCCTGCTGCTCCTGGTGGCCTTCACCCTGGTGGCCTTCCTGTTCCACGTCCTGCTCGCGCCACTCACTGCCCTCTTCCACACGCACTTCTATGACAGGCTGCTCGACGCAGCCTCTCGCTGGCCCGAGCTCTACCTCTACTCCAGGGCCGACGAGGTGGTCCTGGCCCGGGATGTGGAGCGCATGGTGGAGGCACGCCTGGCACACCAGGTCCTGGTACGCTCCGTGGACTTTGTGTCGTCTGCACACGTCAGCCACCTCCGCGACTACCCTACTTACTACACTACCCTCTGCATCAACTTCATGCACAGCTGTGTCCACTGCTCAGGTCCTTGCCCTCCCCACCTCACTTCTGCTCCAGAAATAAATGCCTGA